The segment TGCGCAACACCGGCCAGCAGTCGGCGGTGCGCAGCGTGAATATCGGCTGGGGCCTGGCGCTGGTGGCCGGCTTTGCCACCTGGGCCGTGGCGGCCTACGTGATCGATGTTGGCGGCGCCCAGCGCGAGCTGCTCGAGGGCTGCACGGCGCTGTTCGCGGCGGTCATGGTGTTGTGGCTGGGGGTGTGGATGCACGATCGGCGCCACGCCGCCGCCTGGCAGGACTACATCAAGAGCAGCCTGGTCAGCGGTGGCGGGCGCTTCGGCTTTGCCATGCTGGCGTTCTTCTCGGTGTACCGCGAGCTGTTCGAGGTGATCCTGTTCTACGAAACCCTGTGGCTGCAGGCAGGCCCTGCCGGGCACCAGGCGGTGCTGGCCGGTGGCGCCACCGCGCTGGTGCTGCTGGTGGGCCTGGCCTGGGTGATCCTGCGCGGTTCGGCCAAGCTGCCGCTGTCGCTGTTCTTCAGCATCAACGCAGCCTTGCTGTGCGCGCTGTCGGTGGTGTTCGCCGGGCATGGCGTGAAGGCGCTGCAAGAGGCCGGCGTGCTGGGCACGCGGCCGGTGGCATTCTTCGAGTTCGACTGGTTGGGCATTCATGCCGACGCCTATTCGCTGAGTGCGCAGGTGGTGGCGTTGCTGGCCATCGTGTTCCTGTATGGGCGTAGCTGGCTGGCCGAGAGGCGCCGGGCGGCGGCGGGCTGAACAGGGGGCCGCTGCGCGGCCCATCGCAGGCAAGCCTGCTCCTACAGGGATCGCAGGCTTGCCTGCGATAGGGCCGAACCTGCGACAATGGCGGCCCGCTAAACCCAGGAACAACTCCCATGCGTGTATGGATCGATGCCGACGCCTGCCCCAAGGCGGCCAAGGACCTGATCGTCAAGTTCGCCCTCAAGCGCAAGCTGGAGGTGGTGATGGTGGCCGGCCAGGCGCAGGTCAAGCCGGCCTTCGCCTGTGTGCGGCTGATCGTGGTGCCCAGCGGCATGGACGCCGCCGACGACTACCTGGTGGAAAACGCCGTGCCCGGCGAGCTGGTGATCTGCAGCGACGTGCCGCTGGCCGACCGCTTGATCAAGAAGGGCGTGGCGGCGCTCGACCCGCGCGGGCGCGAGTTCGACGAGCGCAACATGGGCGACCGCCTGGCGGTGCGTAACCTGTTCACCGAGCTACGCGAGCAGGGCCAGGTGGGCGGTGGGCAGGCGCCCTATGGCGAGCGTGAGAAGCAGGCGTTTGCCAATTCGCTGGACCGTATTTTGACCCGGCTGTCCAAGGCCTGACGCGATCCTTGTAGGAGCGGCCTTGCCGGGGCGCCGTCCGGTCGAGATGGGGCGCAACGCGGCCCCAGGATCTATGCATCATGCAAAATCGCCGGGGCTGCGTTGCAGCCCATCTCGACCGGACGGCGCCCCGGCAAGGCCGCTCCAGGGTTCGGTGAGCGCTTACTGATCCTTCTCGTGGGTCAGCTCCAGCACCCGGTCCACCAGCTTGTAGATACCGCTGGCCGCCTCGCTGATCGACTTGGCTTCCATGTACGCCGGCGTGGTCACCAGCTTGCGCTGCACATCCTCGACGATGTCATGCACATCGCACTCTTCATGGGTGCCGCCCATCTTCACCACCGCTGCGGCAGTACCGGCATCCTTGCCAATGGTGCAGACCACCCCAGGCCCGTAGATTTTTGCCGCCAGCGCCGGCGAAATGCAGATCAGCCCGACCGGCTTGCAGGCTTCGGCAAAGGCCTCGGCCAGGGCCAGCAGGTCAGCGTTCACGCTGCATTCGGCGCCTTCGACGGCAAAGTTGGAGAGGTTCTTCGCCGCGCCAAAGCCCCCTGGCACGATCAGCGCGTCGAAGTCCTCGGCCTTGGCTTCGCGGATGTCCTTCACCTCGCCCCGGGCAATGCGCGCCGATTCCACCAGCACGTTGCGCGATTCGGGCATTTCTTTACCGGTGAGGTGGTCGATCACGTGCAACTGCGCGATGTTCGGTGCAAAGCACTGCACCTGGGCGCCGCGCTGGTCGAGGC is part of the Pseudomonas fakonensis genome and harbors:
- the elbB gene encoding isoprenoid biosynthesis glyoxalase ElbB, translating into MTKKVAVILSGCGVYDGAEIHESVITLLRLDQRGAQVQCFAPNIAQLHVIDHLTGKEMPESRNVLVESARIARGEVKDIREAKAEDFDALIVPGGFGAAKNLSNFAVEGAECSVNADLLALAEAFAEACKPVGLICISPALAAKIYGPGVVCTIGKDAGTAAAVVKMGGTHEECDVHDIVEDVQRKLVTTPAYMEAKSISEAASGIYKLVDRVLELTHEKDQ
- a CDS encoding YaiI/YqxD family protein; translation: MRVWIDADACPKAAKDLIVKFALKRKLEVVMVAGQAQVKPAFACVRLIVVPSGMDAADDYLVENAVPGELVICSDVPLADRLIKKGVAALDPRGREFDERNMGDRLAVRNLFTELREQGQVGGGQAPYGEREKQAFANSLDRILTRLSKA